Below is a genomic region from Cottoperca gobio chromosome 24, fCotGob3.1, whole genome shotgun sequence.
GAAACGACAGTaccagcagctaacgttagccaacaAACCCAAGTAACTTGGCTAGGTATGTTAAGCTTAATGCTAGACTTATTTAGAAGGTGAGTAAATTGGAAGTAACGCAACCTGGATGACGCAAAATCTTAAAATTTAACTAAACGTCAATGTCCGCAAGTGATATTTTAGttaatgagtttaaaatgtttgctcaTGCTATCTTGTAGCTAACCGCTAATGTTAGCTGACTTTGCTAACTTACCCATTCTACGGTACTTAATGAGACAAAGTCATTATATTTAGgttaatatactgtacataacaAGGTGCTGTTTGAGTTATGAAAACTGGGTATTTGAAAACAGTTAATTCTCACTTTTATGATAAAGCAGGTAATTTGTCTTGAGCCATTTTGTGTTCTTGTTTTGGCTAGCTCTGTAGCCAATATAACGCTAACTTTAATATACcatgtacatataatataccGTTCTTTGAATGCATGCATGTAATATACAAACAAAGCTAATGCCAtcagctaactagctaacctTAGCTAACGGAGGCATAAGCTGGTCATAAGAACATTGGTGAAACAAATGAGTCCACTCAGCATCAAAACTCAAAAGATATTTCAAATCAAGATTTGTTTATGCTGCTCAGATTACCTTGGTGAGCCAATGTgtaatatcatattaaatataaaagtatgaCTTGTGTGGTTGTAGAGATATTGCTATTTCATCTGGAAATGTAAAGTCTAGCCTGCTACAAATCATATGATAGCGGTAACACTGTACCTTTTTTTGGTGTATTAGTTTTGTTACTTAAACTGTAGTGCTTGAACTTTTAAAAGATAGCGCTGTAAATCTCATTCTGTAAATACTGACTACagtatttgaaaatgtataatggTGTGTTTTGCATGCTGGCTcacagtcacactgtcatggcttaATGGGACATTTAAATAGaaccatcattaatgttattagtaacacctgtgcttttcctataATGGCATGTCAAAACGTCTGATGTGAAAAAAAGCCCAATGTGTGTAACAAAGCTAGCATTGTCAGAAGCGGATGCACGGGATTCCCTGGTTGGGGTGTTGTAGTAGAGAAGCAACAGAGCAGTGACAGTGCTACAGTGCCATCTCTGTATTCTGTACAGTGAATCAGCATCATGCTGTGTGGCAATCTGTTCTGCTATAGGAAATCCACtcactgaataaaatgttgaGGTTTGCTGTGGCATTATTTCTCTGAGTTTTGAACTGCAGGTTTGGTGTAAGGAGAGTTACAATAGCTTTTTTACAAAAAAGCACATGGTCTATTATGGTAAAACAGACAGATATATGGATTGTAGTACAGGCTGAGGTTTACAAGACTAGCATCCAGCAGCCTGTTTTGAATCACTAGATTGAGTCAGTATTCTAAGTCTTTTGGAATTGGTTTTCTAGAAGTGTTATCTACAAAAAGTAAGCTATGTATTAGAAACATTCTTGACATGATTGCATTCTTTTGATAGAGTGACACATATTGATCTGAGCAGTAAGGCTTTTAGATGCAGTGTTCACACTCGAGCTGTTTCTATTTCAGGTTTAGTAGATTGGAGAAGATGGATACAATCACACGAGAAGATATCAGTCCACAAACTGAGAAAGAGCTTACTTCACCACTCTCCCCCAAAAGACCAAGGACAGATTGCACAATGACAAACAGCCACAGCGGCAAAAACAGGTTTGACTTTCCAGAGCTTCTAAAATTTCGGAAAACCATCTGCGCctcatcatcaacaacaactaCCTTACAGGAGAATGTGGGTCTAGTGTGCATTGCAGAATGTGGGGATATTGAAGATGACAAACGTCCTGAGCAACCACAAGACACTCAGTTAACTGTCATCCCTATTACTAGGTTGACTACTTCACACgacgcacacacagaatcaTCTGAAGTCTGTTTGATCGCTGTTGAGAGAAGCTTCAAACTGCTGGTGAGAGATGAGCAGCTTTCAGTTTCTGAGACTTACAAACTCAGCTCATACCCAACAGATGATGCAGGTAGGGCATTAGCAGAATCTCACACTTCAAAAGACGCTAGCACTGACACGTCCAGTCATCCTGAATGCAACTGGCTGGGGAAATCACTTGAACACGAGCCCCCTGGTTGTTGCATTCTTCACGCTGGAAATGACGAATATGGGAGACAGGTGCAAAATAGTGTCAGTCAAATCCAAGCATTCACCCTCAATTCCAGTGATGAGGGGGTCAGATGTCAGTCAGATTGCATTCATGGAGATGCGTTATATGACACAGGTTTCTGTAATGCATGGAGCCAATCTGCAGAAGTGGAAGACAGTAATCAGAAGAGGGGTGAGCATGGATTTAGTGAGACTATCCTTTTCAGCGAGGAAAAGGCAGAAGATAACAGACCCAAATCTTCCCCTGATTATGCAGTCTCTAAATCATTCTACTCAAACCCTGAAGAGCAATCCTCTGGGAGCGTGGTAGAAAGTGTAAAAAATGAGGAAAGAATATTAGAATTTCAGATATGTGACACTGAAAATGTTGCCATCTGTGATGGGGAAACAAAAGGCCAAGTTAATGAGAATGGCATCAGCAACAACTCTATCCCTTCTGCTGATGAATGTGCTAAGGGATCAATGGTTTGTTATGATGTGGTATTAGCCAGAAATATTGCAATTGAGAGTGTGAGTCTCGAAGCCGATGACTTCTATGGGGCAAAAGGAGAGCATGCTGCTGGCAAGATGATAGCCAAAGCTGGGAGTGAAACTGGCTGATCACACAACAGAGACTCCAATGCCTGCAAGAATCAGTCAAGAGCCTGCGGAAGGAGATAATGAGGCAAGCCCTTTCAGTGTAATTGACCCTGCAATCGGGAGTGAAACTGACAGGGAGGCTGAGGAGAAACGCTTTAATTCAGGGAGCAATGCAGGTGTGGAATTATTTACATCAGCAAAAGTCTGCGAGATGGAAACACCTCTTCCACTCTATTCTGACGTGCGGCTATCACAGGAGGTTTCAGGTCCCGACCAGATCGGGCACTTTAATCACCATAGCAGAACACAACAGTTCAAAGATGAAAAAGAGGACCTATGGCAGTCATACTCAGATCCACCGGCTTGTTCTCTTCCCACCgacaaaactcaaaacaagACTGGCAACGAAGGCAGCTGTCACTGGAAATCCAGTCCCAGCATCAGTCAGTGCAGGCCAGCAGATCCTCCTTCTGCAGAGGGTGTAAGACAAGAAAGCCATGATACTGTGGGACATCAATTGAAAGAGCAGGATCAGTCCGGCTGTTTTCCTCTCAGTCCTGACCACCTAAAGACACAGGAGGTGGAATATTTACAGACAAATTATGAAATTGCCAGAATAGATGTAAAAACTGagataaatgaaaaagaaggaATGGCAAGTtttgaagaagaaataaaaactgaTGAACATGGGAAGTCAGGAATCTCACCAGACTTGGAGGAAAAACTgctgcaacaaaataaaaaacccaTAGAAGACACTAAACTATCAACTGGTGACTGCATCAGTGACTGGACAGAGGGCAACATAAGTACATATGGCAACACATTAGCACACATTGATGATGAAATAGGGAATAACCTCGAATGCTTGTCTGATCACTCATACAATGCTGTAATTATGGAATGGAAGATGGAAGAGACAacagaggaaaaggaaagagagaaagaggcaagTGTTGGAGAAGAAACTGATGTGCATGGTAACTCAGAGATATTAGGGAAATCAGAGGATGATCATCAGAGAGTAAGTCAACAGAAAAGAGACATGACTGAGGAATGTATCAGTGAATGTAGAGAGGACAACATGTGTAGAAGTGGCCACAAATTAACCTTTGTTAATCAACATGAACAAGAAAACAAGCGCAGTTGTTTCTCTGATTACCAACACAGAGCTGAGATATTCATGCTTGAAAATAAAGATGACCTTTCGGCGTTCACGTTCCCCCCAACAAGTGATGCAGTTGTGCCAAGTCTACATGAATTACTCCATTCACAACATGCTGACAGAAACCCCACAGCCCTAAACGGTAATGACAGATTTTCCCCAATGCCATCTGCCTTAACTTTCAACGACCGTGTGGGCTTTGACACTTTCGAAAAGATCCAGCTCTCACTAGATGATGATGGTGGCCTGAGCAACAGCCGTCTTCTCACCAGCCTAGCCGGGCAGCTGTTGAAAACACCCGAGCAACAACTTTACCACTCTATGCCAGAGGCAGAGAGCAATGACCATGAGGAGG
It encodes:
- the LOC115003547 gene encoding uncharacterized protein LOC115003547, which codes for MPARISQEPAEGDNEASPFSVIDPAIGSETDREAEEKRFNSGSNAGVELFTSAKVCEMETPLPLYSDVRLSQEVSGPDQIGHFNHHSRTQQFKDEKEDLWQSYSDPPACSLPTDKTQNKTGNEGSCHWKSSPSISQCRPADPPSAEGVRQESHDTVGHQLKEQDQSGCFPLSPDHLKTQEVEYLQTNYEIARIDVKTEINEKEGMASFEEEIKTDEHGKSGISPDLEEKLLQQNKKPIEDTKLSTGDCISDWTEGNISTYGNTLAHIDDEIGNNLECLSDHSYNAVIMEWKMEETTEEKEREKEASVGEETDVHGNSEILGKSEDDHQRVSQQKRDMTEECISECREDNMCRSGHKLTFVNQHEQENKRSCFSDYQHRAEIFMLENKDDLSAFTFPPTSDAVVPSLHELLHSQHADRNPTALNGNDRFSPMPSALTFNDRVGFDTFEKIQLSLDDDGGLSNSRLLTSLAGQLLKTPEQQLYHSMPEAESNDHEEVPEEEEEESEEEMEIFECYTENMAKAFSSRDTSCNELPNCISAASADVIALGWPDQQPNCESSYNSYECFVDDFNAQSGSSTVPSKSDSLASDVNHSPKFQMKKQFDMVLKELKLYFEISLSDFASDSRASTPEQCSDKTEALEGDASNCKEEVERYRDTSSDDADEAGSLEMCGGDAVVSCTSGIGGGEQEVPLGSHLCQDTSMYTAENQKESRDMEQKRKMWSPSFGCQPFLEQLSHRQPEQHRRLEPLRTCTRPIRVGLSKRAKTKHLHRPHPYKC